The Microbacterium luteum genome includes a region encoding these proteins:
- the pcp gene encoding pyroglutamyl-peptidase I produces the protein MTTVLLTGFEPFAADPTNPSGDAVRLVAGGWDGAAHLVTDVLPVTFAGAAVRLEELIERHCPDIVISTGLAGGRDAVTPERVAINLQDARIPDNDGAQPVDLPCVPGGPAALFSSLPVKAIARDVSAGGIPARVSLSAGSYVCNHVFYVAAQGAASRPGTRAGFIHVPWDTAHAPEGQPAVPLADIAAALHVAIATTLATPHDLSAPAGSIH, from the coding sequence GTGACCACCGTGCTCCTGACCGGTTTCGAGCCGTTCGCCGCCGATCCGACCAACCCGTCGGGCGACGCGGTGCGCCTGGTGGCGGGCGGATGGGACGGCGCCGCGCATCTGGTCACCGACGTGCTGCCGGTGACCTTCGCCGGTGCCGCCGTGCGGCTCGAGGAACTCATCGAGCGCCACTGTCCCGACATCGTGATCTCCACCGGACTCGCCGGCGGGCGAGACGCGGTGACCCCCGAGCGGGTGGCCATCAACCTGCAGGATGCGCGGATTCCCGACAACGACGGCGCGCAGCCGGTGGATCTGCCGTGCGTGCCGGGCGGCCCCGCGGCCCTGTTCTCGTCACTCCCGGTGAAGGCGATCGCACGAGACGTCTCGGCCGGCGGCATCCCGGCGCGGGTCTCCCTGTCGGCGGGCTCCTACGTGTGCAACCACGTCTTCTACGTCGCCGCGCAGGGCGCCGCGTCGCGCCCCGGAACGCGCGCCGGCTTCATCCACGTGCCGTGGGACACCGCGCACGCCCCGGAGGGCCAGCCCGCGGTGCCGCTCGCGGACATCGCCGCGGCCCTGCACGTCGCGATCGCCACCACGCTCGCGACCCCGCACGACCTCTCGGCGCCGGCCGGCAGCATCCATTGA
- the ispG gene encoding flavodoxin-dependent (E)-4-hydroxy-3-methylbut-2-enyl-diphosphate synthase has translation MPSVPDVLAPRRRSRQIRVGKVLVGGDAPVSVQSMTTTPTTDINATLQQIAELTASGCEIVRVAVPSQDDADVLHIIAKKSQIPVIADIHFQPKYVFQAIDAGCAAVRVNPGNIRKFDDQVGAIARAAQAAGVSLRIGVNAGSLDKRLLEKYGKATPEALVESAVWEASLFEEHDFHDFKISVKHNDPIVMVKAYRQLAERGDWPLHLGVTEAGPAFQGTIKSATAFGILLSEGIGDTIRVSLSAPPAEEVKVGHQILQSLNLRERKLEIVSCPSCGRAQVDVYTLADSVTEGLKDMTVPLRVAVMGCVVNGPGEARDADLGVASGNGKGQIFVKGEVIKTVPEADIVATLIAEANRLADDMGPDAPVGTAQVLTS, from the coding sequence ATGCCGAGTGTCCCCGACGTGCTCGCGCCCCGGCGCCGGAGCCGGCAGATCCGCGTGGGGAAGGTGCTGGTGGGCGGCGACGCGCCGGTCAGCGTGCAGTCGATGACGACGACGCCGACGACCGACATCAACGCGACCCTCCAGCAGATCGCCGAGCTGACCGCATCCGGATGCGAGATCGTGCGCGTCGCGGTGCCGAGTCAGGACGATGCGGACGTGCTGCACATCATCGCGAAGAAGAGCCAGATCCCGGTCATCGCCGACATCCACTTCCAGCCCAAGTACGTCTTCCAGGCCATCGACGCGGGGTGCGCGGCCGTTCGCGTGAATCCCGGCAACATCCGCAAGTTCGACGACCAGGTCGGCGCGATCGCCCGTGCGGCGCAGGCCGCCGGCGTGTCGCTGCGCATCGGCGTCAACGCCGGCTCCCTCGACAAGCGGCTGCTGGAGAAGTACGGCAAGGCGACGCCGGAGGCCCTCGTGGAGTCGGCGGTGTGGGAGGCGTCGCTGTTCGAGGAGCACGACTTCCACGACTTCAAGATCTCGGTCAAGCACAACGACCCGATCGTGATGGTGAAGGCCTACCGGCAGCTCGCCGAGCGCGGCGACTGGCCGCTCCACCTCGGGGTGACCGAGGCCGGGCCCGCCTTCCAGGGGACCATCAAGAGTGCGACGGCGTTCGGCATCCTGCTCTCCGAGGGCATCGGCGACACCATCCGCGTCTCGCTGTCGGCCCCTCCCGCCGAGGAGGTCAAGGTCGGCCACCAGATCCTGCAGTCCCTGAACCTGCGCGAGCGCAAGCTCGAGATCGTCTCGTGCCCGTCGTGCGGGCGCGCGCAGGTGGACGTGTACACCCTCGCCGACTCGGTGACCGAGGGCCTCAAGGACATGACGGTGCCGCTGCGGGTGGCCGTGATGGGATGCGTCGTGAACGGCCCGGGCGAGGCCCGCGACGCCGACCTGGGGGTCGCCAGCGGCAACGGCAAAGGCCAGATCTTCGTCAAGGGCGAGGTCATCAAGACCGTTCCGGAAGCGGACATCGTCGCCACCCTCATCGCCGAGGCGAACCGGCTCGCCGATGACATGGGTCCGGATGCGCCCGTCGGCACGGCGCAGGTCCTCACCTCCTGA